The sequence below is a genomic window from Chryseobacterium foetidum.
TCGGCGGAATCTTCATTACCATCGCTATGACAGGTTTGGATCAGGAAATGATGCAGAAAAACATCTCCGTAGACAACCTGAAAAACTCCAAGAAAAACATGCTGACGTTCGCAGGGACTTTGCTTTTTGTGAATTTGGCGTTCTTATTTTTGGGTGGTTTACTCTACCTTTTCGCTTTGCAGAACGGCGCGGGATATTCTGAAGTTACAAACATTGTCGACGGAAAAGAAGTTGTTTCCAATGTTTTCGGGTTCAAAGATACTGCTGGAAATGTGAAAAACATAATGGGCGACGATCTGTTTCCCGCTCTGTCACTCAACGGATATTTCCCGATGACGATTGCAGTCATTTTCATCATCGGTTTGATTTCAGCTTTATTTCCTTCTGCGGATGGAGCTTTAACTGCAGTAACAAGTTCATATTGTGTTGATTTGCTGAATCTAAATGAAGACAAAACCAGAACCGAAAAACAGAAAAAACACCTCCGCATGAAGATCCATTTGACATTTACGGTGGTTTTCTTTATTCTGATTATGGTTTTCAAGGCTATGAATGACAAGTCGATTGTCTATTTAATCATGGAAATCGCAGGTTACACATACGGACCACTTTTAGGACTATTCGCCTTCGGAATTTTCACTAAATTTAAAATTTCAAGAAAATATTCTATTCTTGCGGTTACCCTTTTAGCACCGGTAATCACCTATCTCATCAACTATTTCGTCACTGAAAATACCGATTACAGAATTGGTGTGGAATTGATTATTTTGAATGGATTGCTGACGTTTATTGGGCTGTGGTTGGTGAAGAATAAGAATTATTTGAAGGTGGTTTAATTATTTGGACAGCTATTTCCGTCCTCCATTCCCGCTTTTTGTGCCTTGGCTTTCTCCCTAGCTTACAAAAAGAGCTACATTCAGGCCGGGCTGCGAAGAAAAATTTAACCCAAATCAATTTGATATAACAAAAACACTATGGGATTATTTAATTTTTTTAAAAAAGAACCGGAAAAAACATTTCAATCAAACATTGGAATATTTAAACTTGTAAAAGGAAAATCTTCAAAAAGAATTTGGCTTAACAATCAAAATCTCATCCTCTTTTCTGTTAACGGAAATGAAAATAATCCAGATTTGAATCACATTAATTTTTTGGATAGTTACTCTACTGAATTAGATAAGATTGATGATAAAATAACAACGAAGTTTATAAATTTATTAAAAGAAGCTGAACTGGAATCTGACTTTAATCATTGGAAAGAAAGATTTAAAATAAATGCAATAACAACTTTCATCATTGAAAGAGAAAACAAATTTTTGGAAATATCATTTCAAGATTTAAAATCTCCTTTTTATCATTTTAATCTTACTGTTGAAAATGAAAATTTAACTGATTTTTCTATTGATTCATAAATACAGTTTTTCATATTCCGGGCTCTGTTTAATTTTTTAAATTTAAATAAACCACCTTACAGCGATCATAGAGAGATCATAGAGCGATGATAGAGCGATGATACATAAAAACAGACAGGGAAAAGTAGTAAAAAACGGAAAAATATTCTTACTGTTTAACTTTTTTCTTCAAAAAAACTAAAAATACTAAATCTAAACAAGGGTAATTTCAAAAGTAAGAATAAACAAAACTTCCTCATTTCACTCAACCTTCAATTTCCGTAAGCCGGCAAAAAATTGTAAATTCGCATACAATCAATTCTAATAATAAATCCTAATATATGAGTAAAAGTATTGAAGAGCTGAAATCTCTTACAACACAAATCAGAAGAGACATTTTGAGAATGGTTCACGCTGTAAATTCAGGACATCCAGGCGGAAGTTTAGGCTGTACAGAATATTTTACGGCACTTTACGGTAAAATTCTGAACTACAAATTACCATTCACAATGGAAGGAAAAAATGAAGACCACTTCTACCTTTCAAACGGACATATTTCTCCGGTTTTCTATTCAACTTTGGCAAGATTTGGCTTCTTTCCGGTTGCAGAGCT
It includes:
- a CDS encoding sodium:solute symporter; the protein is MNPETVLLLFVFVYFVGLLVISYFTSRNSDNQSFFIGNKKSKWWLVAFGMIGTSLSGVTFISVPGTVGKMNGSEYIFGGFEYYMMVIGFFIGYFIVAAILLPLYYKMNLTSIYTYLGRRFNVEAHKIGSVFFIVSRAIGATARLYLVVNVLQIFLLEGLGVPFWVTALVLLLMVLLYTFEGGVKTIVITDTLQTSFMIISLIACIVYILSNLNLSFGEAYTILEQKNYTHFINFDPNSKTFFLKTILGGIFITIAMTGLDQEMMQKNISVDNLKNSKKNMLTFAGTLLFVNLAFLFLGGLLYLFALQNGAGYSEVTNIVDGKEVVSNVFGFKDTAGNVKNIMGDDLFPALSLNGYFPMTIAVIFIIGLISALFPSADGALTAVTSSYCVDLLNLNEDKTRTEKQKKHLRMKIHLTFTVVFFILIMVFKAMNDKSIVYLIMEIAGYTYGPLLGLFAFGIFTKFKISRKYSILAVTLLAPVITYLINYFVTENTDYRIGVELIILNGLLTFIGLWLVKNKNYLKVV